A genomic stretch from Octopus sinensis linkage group LG14, ASM634580v1, whole genome shotgun sequence includes:
- the LOC115218940 gene encoding zinc finger protein 697: MFPIQPMYITNQYNYDLTGGIGVGQPVYPNTINLKNSSISHDRCNSASGTDGGGNGGSGGGGGGSSGGNSGGGGGGGSGDKPFKCDVCRKSFSRKANLNNHEHAAAVAASTANSSSVSAVGEKHFSCSFCSKTFSQKVFVRNHELTHTGVRPHQCPVCPKAFAQKVHLKVHSRIHSGEKPYHCTYCSKAFSQRDHLTNHERVHTGERPFRCSFCCKAFSQRSHLRNHLRTHTGERPYNCFSCDKTFAQKAHLTIHQRTHSGEKPFNCGVCGKSFPQRVHMQKHERSHSSEELMRAGVTLHVPTVRQQQQQPPPLSPSPPCSGPNSSSPLMTSCNCNCTCNLLMCTQCSPNASPSPIPIASPCNMQMNQRLTTISSASIATICPRQMSGRSACVTPTPPLSQGNLSQQSNYCTARSYPGNSTKWSNNNNNSNVAMCLPSSSCGKNMKQNMHQRS; the protein is encoded by the exons ATGTTCCCTATCCAGCCAATGTATATCACCAACCAGTACAACTATGACCTCACCGGTGGCATCGGGGTCGGGCAGCCGGTCTACCCAAACACCATCAACTTGAAAAACTCTTCAATATCTCACGATCGCTGCAACTCTGCTTCCGGCACTGACGGTGGTGGTaacggtggcagcggtggtggtggtggtggtagtagtggtggtaacagtggtggaggaggtggtggtggtagtggagacaaaccattcaagtgtgatgtCTGCAGGAAATCCTTCTCCAGAAAAGCTAACCTCAACAACCATGAGCATGCCGCTGCTGTTGCAGCTTCCACTGCAAATTCCAGCAGCGTGTCTGCAGTTGGGGAGAAACACTTCAGCTGTTCCTTCTGCTCCAAGACTTTTTCCCAAAAG GTGTTTGTCCGCAATCATGAACTGACCCACACTGGTGTGAGGCCTCACCAGTGCCCTGTATGTCCAAAAGCATTTGCTCAAAAGGTCCACCTGAAAGTCCACTCTCGAATTCATTCGGGAGAAAAGCCTTATCATTGCACTTACTGTTCGAAAGCGTTTTCACAGCGAGACCACCTCACCAACCACGAACGGGTCCACACGGGCGAGAGACCATTCCGATGTTCCTTCTGTTGCAAAGCCTTCTCTCAGCGATCCCACCTGCGTAATCACCTCAGGACACATACAG gAGAGCGTCCTTACAATTGCTTCTCGTGTgacaagacatttgcccaaaaggCTCATTTGACCATTCATCAACGCACACACTCTGGAGAGAAACCTTTCAACTGTGGCGTATGTGGCAAAAGTTTCCCTCAAAGGGTCCACATGCAGAAACATGAACGCAGTCACAGCAGCGAAGAACTGATGCGTGCCGGTGTCACACTTCACGTACCAACTgtccggcagcagcagcaacaaccaccTCCTTTGTCCCCTTCCCCTCCTTGTTCAGGGCCAAATTCCTCATCTCCTCTTATGACAAGCTGCAATTGCAACTGTACCTGCAACCTGCTCATGTGCACGCAATGCTCCCCAAATGCATCGCCGTCACCAATCCCCATTGCATCTCCATGCAACATGCAAATGAATCAGAGATTGACGACAATTTCTTCCGCATCCATTGCAACAATCTGTCCCCGACAGATGTCCGGCCGGTCGGCGTGCGTCACCCCAACACCTCCGCTCTCTCAGGGCAATCTCTCTCAACAGTCAAACTATTGCACGGCTCGCAGTTACCCTGGCAACTCCACCAAgtggagcaacaacaacaacaatagtaatgtcGCCATGTGTTTACCTTCCTCTTCATGTGGcaaaaacatgaaacaaaacatGCATCAAAGAAGTTGA